DNA sequence from the Thermococcus sp. genome:
TCTGCCTTGAAGACCTTGTACTCCGGATTTTGTTCTTGGTGCGGCCGCTGCAACGGCGGTTGTTATGACTGCAGCGGCCGCTTCCGTGCCATTCTCTGCGACGCATGCCTTCTTCATGCCCATACCCATCAGGATGCCTTTGAGGAGGTACCTCCTCTCAAACCTGAACTTCAGAAGGGTGAGCTTTACGCTCTCTTCTTTCATGCCCTTGACTACATCATCTACGAACCCGGGGGTGGGTTTTTCTTCGATTTCATTTAATCTGCCCCTTTCCGGGAGGATAATCACCATATTCAGCTTCCCGTCTTCGTAGGGAATCTCAATAGCCTGAAAGTGTTCCCCCTCTATGTACCTGAAGCGCCCCGTCTGGTGCATTATCGGGGTGGTAACCGTTCCGTTGGGGGTGTAGAAGGTCCCGTTCTTTGTATTTTGCGGCTCGAACCTCCTCGACCAGTTGGCTTTGAAGTAAATCGCGTTGGTTATAACGAGCCTTGTGAGGGGGCTTAGACCTGAGACAGGTTCTCTGATCTTTCCAGCGGTCTGCTCCTCAACCCACCGGTTTATCCGGTTCTCAGCGCCCCTTGGGTCGTTTTTGAAGTCTACCTCCGCCAACGCGCTCATGTAGAATCTCTTCAGGATGGAGATGTAAGCCTCTTTCCGGATGCGACGACTATGAAGATGACCAGGATCGCCAGTACGTAGCTCATTCGGTTCACCCTGGTTATGTTGGGAGGGATGATGTAAATGGCTGGCGATGATTTCAAACTCGTTTGAAACAAAAGGAGAAGAAGGGTCAGAGAAGAGCCAGGGCTGCCATTACCTTCGCGTCCTCCACTATGTTGTCGATCTTCGCGTACTCGTTGGGTTGGTGGGCCGTCTCATCGAGCGTCGCCCATACGATCGCCGGGATCCCGAGCTTCCTGAAGTAGGCCGCGAAGGTTCCGCCTCCTATTCCTCCGACCTTAGCTTCTTTTCCGCGGAGCTTCCTCAGGGCCTCTTGGAGGAGCTTCACTATCTCGCCCTGTGGGTCGGTTGGTGGGGCGGCATCTCCCCTCTGAAGGACCTCGAACTCTATCTCCGGCAGAGCCTCGCCGTTGAACTCCTTCCTGTACTTCTCCTTAATCTCCTCGGCGAGGGCCTTTGCGTCTGCGAGGATGTCGTCTATGCCATACCTCGGCAGAATCCTGCAGTCAAAAACCACCTCGTGCTCTCCAGGTGCTATGTTCGGGCTGTCGGCCGGGCCACGAACCATCGTCGGCTCAAAGGTGCTCTCCGGCGGCTCGAACAGCTCGTCCCTCTCGCCGTACTTCTCGTGGAGGAGTTTGTCGAGGTGGTAGGCGAAGTCGAGGGCGACGCGGTGGGCGTTGAGTCCCTTGTCCGGCATGCTGGCGTGAACCTGCCGGCCTTTAACCCTCACCCTAAGCCAGAGGATGCTCTTCTCGGCCACCTCGATGAAAGTGCCTTCCTCGTTCCCGCCATCCGGGACGAGAACGAGGTCGTCCTTTCTGAAAAGCTCCGGGTGCTCCCTCATGAGCCACTCGACTCCGTACTTGCTTCCAGTTTCCTCGTCGCTGACGAAGGCCAGGATGACCGTCCTCTTTGGCCTTATCCCGAGGTTCATCATGGCCTTTACCGCGTAGAGTGAAGCCACCAAGCTCTGCCCGTTGTCCTCGCTTCCCCTGCCGTAGACCTTGCCGTCCTTGACGACCGGCTTAAACGGCTCGGTAACCGTCCACTTGCTTAGGTCCCCCGGTGGAACTATATCCATGTGGGTGAGGATCCATATCCTTGAGCTCTCCTCACCCTTTTCGCCGTAGTAGTATGCTAGAATACTCGGCCTCACCCCGTTCTTGGCCCTCTCGTCGGGGGCGTT
Encoded proteins:
- a CDS encoding serpin family protein codes for the protein MIASHLHHPSQHNQGEPNELRTGDPGHLHSRRIRKEAYISILKRFYMSALAEVDFKNDPRGAENRINRWVEEQTAGKIREPVSGLSPLTRLVITNAIYFKANWSRRFEPQNTKNGTFYTPNGTVTTPIMHQTGRFRYIEGEHFQAIEIPYEDGKLNMVIILPERGRLNEIEEKPTPGFVDDVVKGMKEESVKLTLLKFRFERRYLLKGILMGMGMKKACVAENGTEAAAAVITTAVAAAAPRTKSGVQGLQGR
- a CDS encoding M20 family metallo-hydrolase, with amino-acid sequence MSENIERILQEVEGLRDKMTETLMELVKIPALSPDYGGEGEYDKAQKLLEIIKEWPFDRVEVYNAPDERAKNGVRPSILAYYYGEKGEESSRIWILTHMDIVPPGDLSKWTVTEPFKPVVKDGKVYGRGSEDNGQSLVASLYAVKAMMNLGIRPKRTVILAFVSDEETGSKYGVEWLMREHPELFRKDDLVLVPDGGNEEGTFIEVAEKSILWLRVRVKGRQVHASMPDKGLNAHRVALDFAYHLDKLLHEKYGERDELFEPPESTFEPTMVRGPADSPNIAPGEHEVVFDCRILPRYGIDDILADAKALAEEIKEKYRKEFNGEALPEIEFEVLQRGDAAPPTDPQGEIVKLLQEALRKLRGKEAKVGGIGGGTFAAYFRKLGIPAIVWATLDETAHQPNEYAKIDNIVEDAKVMAALALL